GTCAATCTTCTCTACGGCCAGACGGTCACGTAACCTCTTCACCTGCTCGTATCCGGCAGCGCTCATCTCGACATCACTGTAACCGGCGAAGCGCCGGGCGCTATTGTATTCACTGATACCATGTCTTACCAGAAGTAACCTTACCAATCTTACCTCCTGATTATGTCAAATAAACCAGCGGTTATAAGCCAGCAGGCTGACAAGGATGAGCATGACGACTTCCACCACCTCACTAATCGCCCCGTAGGTATCACCGGTAAGCCCGGCAAACTGGCGCTTCAGATAAGCTGCCATGGCCACCACCACCATCCAGACGATAAGAATTACCGCCAGACCCGCCAGATAAAAATAAGCCAGATTGGCTAAAAGAGTCAAGCCGGTAATTACCGCCAGTGTTATCAAGGTAGCCATGATGAACCCCTGCCGGGTCGCTCCCTGCTTGAACGCCCTGCCCAGGCCCTCCGGCCGGGCATACGAATAAGCAAAGACAGCGTAAACCATCGCCCATCGGCTGACCACCGGCAGCAGCAGCAGGGTTAACGGCAGCAGGGTATCCGGCACACTGCTTAACGAAACATACTTCAGCAGCAGCAGTAAAAAGACGGCGACAATTCCGAAGGCACCGGCACGGCTATCATGCATCACCCGCCACCGTTCTTCAACCGTGCGGTGTCCGGCCAGACCGTCACAGGTATCAATAAAACCATCGAGGTGCAAAGCGCCGCTGATTACCACCATGGAAACAATCAACAGTCCATCAACTAACGCCGGTGGCAAAAAAAGGCGGAACAGCCAGTTCAGTCCCACCAGAAGAAGCCCGATAATAGCCCCGACCACCGGAAAATAATGCAGCGAGCGCCCTACCTCACCCGGGTCAATCTCACGCCGGAGAGGTACCGGGATAACCGTCAGGAAACTCAACGCCGCCAGAAATCTCAACTTACGGTTCGCTCCGCTCCGATACTCCGGCATCGGCAAAGGTCGCCATCTCCGCCAGTATCCGGGCCGCGGTTTCACTGAGGAATATCCCCAGCGCGGCGCCGCTCCCTTCGCCCAGGCGCATCCCTAAGTCCAGCAACGGTTTCAGTCCCAGGTGTTCCAGCATCAGGCGGTGACCGGGTTCAACCGAAACGTGGGCGGCAATCAGAAAGCCTTTCAGCCTCGGAGCCAGCGCCGCAGCAATCAGGGCAGCCGCCCCGGAAATAAACCCATCAATTACCACCGGGACCCGGTTTGCCGCCGCCCCCAGCATCACGCC
This region of Dehalococcoidales bacterium genomic DNA includes:
- the cobS gene encoding adenosylcobinamide-GDP ribazoletransferase, whose product is MPEYRSGANRKLRFLAALSFLTVIPVPLRREIDPGEVGRSLHYFPVVGAIIGLLLVGLNWLFRLFLPPALVDGLLIVSMVVISGALHLDGFIDTCDGLAGHRTVEERWRVMHDSRAGAFGIVAVFLLLLLKYVSLSSVPDTLLPLTLLLLPVVSRWAMVYAVFAYSYARPEGLGRAFKQGATRQGFIMATLITLAVITGLTLLANLAYFYLAGLAVILIVWMVVVAMAAYLKRQFAGLTGDTYGAISEVVEVVMLILVSLLAYNRWFI